A single region of the Brachypodium distachyon strain Bd21 chromosome 3, Brachypodium_distachyon_v3.0, whole genome shotgun sequence genome encodes:
- the LOC100829914 gene encoding protein ENHANCED DISEASE RESISTANCE 2-like isoform X1 produces MGGAAEAVVVVEEEDAHTPAAGGAEGRMEGWLYLIRSNRLGLQTSRKRYFVLEDAALQCFKAAPAPSSDSDSSKREEGLCSCTRWIRTKSYCQFRTMQEIQDPVRSAMIDSCTRVTDNGRESVHRSVFYIFTLYNASNHYDQLKLGARSSEEAARWIRCLMESALKSPRKDEHIVACSHRRWQAFRLSRRASCMHSIDWTRLSSAHNDPMTSDVIAPSPWTIFGCTNGLRLFTEAKDGDSHEKYWHDHPAIMAVGVVDANSEDIFQTLMSLGQSRSEIFLDEYDRVCHVSIVSFSTKSTSEIFCRWDFCLREGRVIEHLDGHSDIIHKKLRGDWLPWGMRKRDLLLRRYWRREDDGTYVILYHSVFHNKCRPEQGYIRACLKSGGYVISPVSQGRQSVVKHMLAIDWKFWKSYLFTSSAKYITIRMLGRVAALREFFRAKNGNCACLEFSSGELMRDMGLPQGENEQIKIEMHSANESRRLEGSTEGSQGGSNRHLSSAGSFVQLNDATDEFFDVPDESEYDQREAMWSSDESTHAVDQRHAKLSSAAVFVRRLHDLAVQKRGYIDLQGATDADNGPCCYGHTLPKDSSCTMPSSWAMTDPTTFLIRGESYLLDRQKIKANNTLMQMVGADWIKSDKREDDLAGRPGGLVQKYAAEGGNKFFFIVNIQVPGSTTYSLALYYAMDTPLEKVPLLERFVNGDDTFRNSRFKLIPYISKGSWIVKQSVGKKACLVGQALEINYFRGTNYLELGVDIGSSTVARGVVSLVLGYLSNLVIEMAFLVQGNTQEELPEFLLGTCRLNYLDASKAVSLDEC; encoded by the exons atgggcggcgcggcggaggcggtcgtcgtcgtggaggaggaggacgcgcaCACGCCAGCGGCGGGCGGGGCCGAGGGGCGGATGGAGGGGTGGCTGTACCTGATCCGATCCAACCGCCTCGGGCTGCAGACCTCGCGCAAGAGGTACTTCGTGCTCGAGGACGCCGCGCTCCAATGCTTCAAAGCCGCCCCGGCGCCTTCCTCcgactccgacagctccaagCGCGAG GAAGGATTATGCAGCTGTACGCGATGGATTAGGACCAAATCATATTGTCAGTTTCGCACTATGCAAGAAATACAG GATCCTGTTAGAAGTGCAATGATTGACTCTTGTACACGCGTCACAGACAATGGGAGAGAAAGTGTACATAGAAGT GTTTTTTATATATTCACACTTTACAATGCTTCTAACCATTATGATCAACTTAAG TTGGGTGCTAGAAGCTCAGAAGAAGCAGCAAGGTGGATCAGGTGCTTAATGGAGTCTGCCTTAAAG TCTCCAAGAAAAGATGAGCATATTGTTGCTTGTTCACATAGAAGATGGCAGGCTTTCAG GTTAAGCCGCCGTGCTAGCTGCATGCACTCAATTG ATTGGACAAGATTGTCGTCTGCTCACAACGATCCAATGACATCTGATGTTATTGCACCTTCTCCATGGACAATATTTGGCTGTACAAATG GATTACGTTTGTTTACTGAGGCAAAGGATGGTGACTCACATGAGAAg TATTGGCATGATCATCCGGCTATAATGGCAGTTGGTGTTGTTGATGCAAATTCTGAGGATATATTCCAGACTTTAATGTCGCTTGGTCAATCAAGATCCGA AATCTTCCTGGACGAATATGACAGGGTATGTCATGTCAGcattgtttctttttccaCAAAATCAACCAGTGAGATTTTTTGTAGGTGGGACTTCTGTTTGCGGGAAGGTAGGGTTATTGAGCATCTAGATGGCCATTCAGATATAATCCACAAGAAATTAAGAGGCGACTGGCTACCATG GGGAATGAGAAAGAGAGATCTATTACTTCGACGGTATTGGAGGAGAGAAGATGATGGAACTTATG TTATTTTGTACCACTCTGTTTTCCACAACAAATGCCGTCCGGAGCAAGGTTACATCCGTGCATGTCTTAAAA GTGGAGGATATGTAATATCGCCAGTCAGTCAAGGAAGACAATCAGTTGTGAAGCATATGCTTGCTATAGACTGGAAATTCTGGAAGTCATATCTCTTTACCTCATCCGCAAAATACATCACCATACGTATGCTAGGAAGAGTAGCAG CCCTAAGAGAATTCTTCCGAGCAAAAAATGGAAACTGTGCTTGTCTGGAGTTCTCTTCAGGTGAGCTGATGAGAGATATGGGACTGCCGCAGGGTGAAAATGAGCAGATAAAAATAGAAATGCATTCAGCAAATGAGAGCAGAAGGCTTGAGGGTTCCACAGAAGGATCACAGGGTGGTTCTAACAGGCACTTAAGCAGTGCTGGTTCCTTCGTTCAACTGAACGATGCAACAGATGAGTTCTTTGATGTCCCAGATGAATCAGAATATGATCAGAGAGAAGCCATGTGGTCTTCTGATGAGAGCACACATGCTGTG GACCAACGGCATGCTAAATTGTCCAGCGCTGCAGTCTTCGTAAGAAGGTTACATGATCTTGCAG TCCAAAAGAGAGGCTACATTGATTTACAGGGAGCTACAGATGCTGATAATGGGCCGTGTTGCTATGGACATACTCTCCCGAAAGATTCTAGCTGCACAATGCCTTCTAGTTGGGCAATGACAGATCCTACGACATTCTTAATACGGGGAGAATCCTATTTGCTTGATCGCCAAAAG ATCAAAGCAAACAATACACTGATGCAAATGGTAGGTGCTGACTGGATAAAATCTGATAAGCGTGAGGATGATCTTGCTGGTCGTCCTGGGGGATTAGTCCAG AAATATGCAGCGGAAGGGGGCAACAAATTTTTCTTTATTGTAAATATACAG GTTCCAGGCTCTACCACGTACAGCCTAGCTTTGTACTATGCGATGGATACCCCATTGGAAAAGGTTCCTCTACTTGAAAGATTTGTAAATGGAGATGATACATTCAGAAATTCTAGGTTCAAACTCATCCCTTATATCTCTAAG GGATCTTGGATCGTGAAGCAGAGTGTGGGCAAGAAAGCTTGTTTGGTTGGCCAAGCACTAGAAATCAATTATTTCCGCGGAACCAACTATTTGGAG CTTGGAGTTGATATAGGCTCATCAACAGTGGCAAGAGGTGTAGTGAGCCTCGTGCTCGGGTACTTGAGCAACCTGGTGATTGAGATGGCCTTCTTGGTACAG GGCAATACGCAAGAAGAGCTTCCGGAATTCCTCCTAGGCACCTGCCGACTGAATTATCTCGACGCCTCCAAAGCTGTATCGCTAGACGAATGCTGA
- the LOC100829914 gene encoding protein ENHANCED DISEASE RESISTANCE 2-like isoform X2: protein MGGAAEAVVVVEEEDAHTPAAGGAEGRMEGWLYLIRSNRLGLQTSRKRYFVLEDAALQCFKAAPAPSSDSDSSKREDPVRSAMIDSCTRVTDNGRESVHRSVFYIFTLYNASNHYDQLKLGARSSEEAARWIRCLMESALKSPRKDEHIVACSHRRWQAFRLSRRASCMHSIDWTRLSSAHNDPMTSDVIAPSPWTIFGCTNGLRLFTEAKDGDSHEKYWHDHPAIMAVGVVDANSEDIFQTLMSLGQSRSEIFLDEYDRVCHVSIVSFSTKSTSEIFCRWDFCLREGRVIEHLDGHSDIIHKKLRGDWLPWGMRKRDLLLRRYWRREDDGTYVILYHSVFHNKCRPEQGYIRACLKSGGYVISPVSQGRQSVVKHMLAIDWKFWKSYLFTSSAKYITIRMLGRVAALREFFRAKNGNCACLEFSSGELMRDMGLPQGENEQIKIEMHSANESRRLEGSTEGSQGGSNRHLSSAGSFVQLNDATDEFFDVPDESEYDQREAMWSSDESTHAVDQRHAKLSSAAVFVRRLHDLAVQKRGYIDLQGATDADNGPCCYGHTLPKDSSCTMPSSWAMTDPTTFLIRGESYLLDRQKIKANNTLMQMVGADWIKSDKREDDLAGRPGGLVQKYAAEGGNKFFFIVNIQVPGSTTYSLALYYAMDTPLEKVPLLERFVNGDDTFRNSRFKLIPYISKGSWIVKQSVGKKACLVGQALEINYFRGTNYLELGVDIGSSTVARGVVSLVLGYLSNLVIEMAFLVQGNTQEELPEFLLGTCRLNYLDASKAVSLDEC, encoded by the exons atgggcggcgcggcggaggcggtcgtcgtcgtggaggaggaggacgcgcaCACGCCAGCGGCGGGCGGGGCCGAGGGGCGGATGGAGGGGTGGCTGTACCTGATCCGATCCAACCGCCTCGGGCTGCAGACCTCGCGCAAGAGGTACTTCGTGCTCGAGGACGCCGCGCTCCAATGCTTCAAAGCCGCCCCGGCGCCTTCCTCcgactccgacagctccaagCGCGAG GATCCTGTTAGAAGTGCAATGATTGACTCTTGTACACGCGTCACAGACAATGGGAGAGAAAGTGTACATAGAAGT GTTTTTTATATATTCACACTTTACAATGCTTCTAACCATTATGATCAACTTAAG TTGGGTGCTAGAAGCTCAGAAGAAGCAGCAAGGTGGATCAGGTGCTTAATGGAGTCTGCCTTAAAG TCTCCAAGAAAAGATGAGCATATTGTTGCTTGTTCACATAGAAGATGGCAGGCTTTCAG GTTAAGCCGCCGTGCTAGCTGCATGCACTCAATTG ATTGGACAAGATTGTCGTCTGCTCACAACGATCCAATGACATCTGATGTTATTGCACCTTCTCCATGGACAATATTTGGCTGTACAAATG GATTACGTTTGTTTACTGAGGCAAAGGATGGTGACTCACATGAGAAg TATTGGCATGATCATCCGGCTATAATGGCAGTTGGTGTTGTTGATGCAAATTCTGAGGATATATTCCAGACTTTAATGTCGCTTGGTCAATCAAGATCCGA AATCTTCCTGGACGAATATGACAGGGTATGTCATGTCAGcattgtttctttttccaCAAAATCAACCAGTGAGATTTTTTGTAGGTGGGACTTCTGTTTGCGGGAAGGTAGGGTTATTGAGCATCTAGATGGCCATTCAGATATAATCCACAAGAAATTAAGAGGCGACTGGCTACCATG GGGAATGAGAAAGAGAGATCTATTACTTCGACGGTATTGGAGGAGAGAAGATGATGGAACTTATG TTATTTTGTACCACTCTGTTTTCCACAACAAATGCCGTCCGGAGCAAGGTTACATCCGTGCATGTCTTAAAA GTGGAGGATATGTAATATCGCCAGTCAGTCAAGGAAGACAATCAGTTGTGAAGCATATGCTTGCTATAGACTGGAAATTCTGGAAGTCATATCTCTTTACCTCATCCGCAAAATACATCACCATACGTATGCTAGGAAGAGTAGCAG CCCTAAGAGAATTCTTCCGAGCAAAAAATGGAAACTGTGCTTGTCTGGAGTTCTCTTCAGGTGAGCTGATGAGAGATATGGGACTGCCGCAGGGTGAAAATGAGCAGATAAAAATAGAAATGCATTCAGCAAATGAGAGCAGAAGGCTTGAGGGTTCCACAGAAGGATCACAGGGTGGTTCTAACAGGCACTTAAGCAGTGCTGGTTCCTTCGTTCAACTGAACGATGCAACAGATGAGTTCTTTGATGTCCCAGATGAATCAGAATATGATCAGAGAGAAGCCATGTGGTCTTCTGATGAGAGCACACATGCTGTG GACCAACGGCATGCTAAATTGTCCAGCGCTGCAGTCTTCGTAAGAAGGTTACATGATCTTGCAG TCCAAAAGAGAGGCTACATTGATTTACAGGGAGCTACAGATGCTGATAATGGGCCGTGTTGCTATGGACATACTCTCCCGAAAGATTCTAGCTGCACAATGCCTTCTAGTTGGGCAATGACAGATCCTACGACATTCTTAATACGGGGAGAATCCTATTTGCTTGATCGCCAAAAG ATCAAAGCAAACAATACACTGATGCAAATGGTAGGTGCTGACTGGATAAAATCTGATAAGCGTGAGGATGATCTTGCTGGTCGTCCTGGGGGATTAGTCCAG AAATATGCAGCGGAAGGGGGCAACAAATTTTTCTTTATTGTAAATATACAG GTTCCAGGCTCTACCACGTACAGCCTAGCTTTGTACTATGCGATGGATACCCCATTGGAAAAGGTTCCTCTACTTGAAAGATTTGTAAATGGAGATGATACATTCAGAAATTCTAGGTTCAAACTCATCCCTTATATCTCTAAG GGATCTTGGATCGTGAAGCAGAGTGTGGGCAAGAAAGCTTGTTTGGTTGGCCAAGCACTAGAAATCAATTATTTCCGCGGAACCAACTATTTGGAG CTTGGAGTTGATATAGGCTCATCAACAGTGGCAAGAGGTGTAGTGAGCCTCGTGCTCGGGTACTTGAGCAACCTGGTGATTGAGATGGCCTTCTTGGTACAG GGCAATACGCAAGAAGAGCTTCCGGAATTCCTCCTAGGCACCTGCCGACTGAATTATCTCGACGCCTCCAAAGCTGTATCGCTAGACGAATGCTGA
- the LOC100829914 gene encoding protein ENHANCED DISEASE RESISTANCE 2-like isoform X3 — MGGAAEAVVVVEEEDAHTPAAGGAEGRMEGWLYLIRSNRLGLQTSRKRYFVLEDAALQCFKAAPAPSSDSDSSKREEGLCSCTRWIRTKSYCQFRTMQEIQDPVRSAMIDSCTRVTDNGRESVHRSVFYIFTLYNASNHYDQLKLGARSSEEAARWIRCLMESALKSPRKDEHIVACSHRRWQAFRLSRRASCMHSIDWTRLSSAHNDPMTSDVIAPSPWTIFGCTNGLRLFTEAKDGDSHEKYWHDHPAIMAVGVVDANSEDIFQTLMSLGQSRSEWDFCLREGRVIEHLDGHSDIIHKKLRGDWLPWGMRKRDLLLRRYWRREDDGTYVILYHSVFHNKCRPEQGYIRACLKSGGYVISPVSQGRQSVVKHMLAIDWKFWKSYLFTSSAKYITIRMLGRVAALREFFRAKNGNCACLEFSSGELMRDMGLPQGENEQIKIEMHSANESRRLEGSTEGSQGGSNRHLSSAGSFVQLNDATDEFFDVPDESEYDQREAMWSSDESTHAVDQRHAKLSSAAVFVRRLHDLAVQKRGYIDLQGATDADNGPCCYGHTLPKDSSCTMPSSWAMTDPTTFLIRGESYLLDRQKIKANNTLMQMVGADWIKSDKREDDLAGRPGGLVQKYAAEGGNKFFFIVNIQVPGSTTYSLALYYAMDTPLEKVPLLERFVNGDDTFRNSRFKLIPYISKGSWIVKQSVGKKACLVGQALEINYFRGTNYLELGVDIGSSTVARGVVSLVLGYLSNLVIEMAFLVQGNTQEELPEFLLGTCRLNYLDASKAVSLDEC, encoded by the exons atgggcggcgcggcggaggcggtcgtcgtcgtggaggaggaggacgcgcaCACGCCAGCGGCGGGCGGGGCCGAGGGGCGGATGGAGGGGTGGCTGTACCTGATCCGATCCAACCGCCTCGGGCTGCAGACCTCGCGCAAGAGGTACTTCGTGCTCGAGGACGCCGCGCTCCAATGCTTCAAAGCCGCCCCGGCGCCTTCCTCcgactccgacagctccaagCGCGAG GAAGGATTATGCAGCTGTACGCGATGGATTAGGACCAAATCATATTGTCAGTTTCGCACTATGCAAGAAATACAG GATCCTGTTAGAAGTGCAATGATTGACTCTTGTACACGCGTCACAGACAATGGGAGAGAAAGTGTACATAGAAGT GTTTTTTATATATTCACACTTTACAATGCTTCTAACCATTATGATCAACTTAAG TTGGGTGCTAGAAGCTCAGAAGAAGCAGCAAGGTGGATCAGGTGCTTAATGGAGTCTGCCTTAAAG TCTCCAAGAAAAGATGAGCATATTGTTGCTTGTTCACATAGAAGATGGCAGGCTTTCAG GTTAAGCCGCCGTGCTAGCTGCATGCACTCAATTG ATTGGACAAGATTGTCGTCTGCTCACAACGATCCAATGACATCTGATGTTATTGCACCTTCTCCATGGACAATATTTGGCTGTACAAATG GATTACGTTTGTTTACTGAGGCAAAGGATGGTGACTCACATGAGAAg TATTGGCATGATCATCCGGCTATAATGGCAGTTGGTGTTGTTGATGCAAATTCTGAGGATATATTCCAGACTTTAATGTCGCTTGGTCAATCAAGATCCGA GTGGGACTTCTGTTTGCGGGAAGGTAGGGTTATTGAGCATCTAGATGGCCATTCAGATATAATCCACAAGAAATTAAGAGGCGACTGGCTACCATG GGGAATGAGAAAGAGAGATCTATTACTTCGACGGTATTGGAGGAGAGAAGATGATGGAACTTATG TTATTTTGTACCACTCTGTTTTCCACAACAAATGCCGTCCGGAGCAAGGTTACATCCGTGCATGTCTTAAAA GTGGAGGATATGTAATATCGCCAGTCAGTCAAGGAAGACAATCAGTTGTGAAGCATATGCTTGCTATAGACTGGAAATTCTGGAAGTCATATCTCTTTACCTCATCCGCAAAATACATCACCATACGTATGCTAGGAAGAGTAGCAG CCCTAAGAGAATTCTTCCGAGCAAAAAATGGAAACTGTGCTTGTCTGGAGTTCTCTTCAGGTGAGCTGATGAGAGATATGGGACTGCCGCAGGGTGAAAATGAGCAGATAAAAATAGAAATGCATTCAGCAAATGAGAGCAGAAGGCTTGAGGGTTCCACAGAAGGATCACAGGGTGGTTCTAACAGGCACTTAAGCAGTGCTGGTTCCTTCGTTCAACTGAACGATGCAACAGATGAGTTCTTTGATGTCCCAGATGAATCAGAATATGATCAGAGAGAAGCCATGTGGTCTTCTGATGAGAGCACACATGCTGTG GACCAACGGCATGCTAAATTGTCCAGCGCTGCAGTCTTCGTAAGAAGGTTACATGATCTTGCAG TCCAAAAGAGAGGCTACATTGATTTACAGGGAGCTACAGATGCTGATAATGGGCCGTGTTGCTATGGACATACTCTCCCGAAAGATTCTAGCTGCACAATGCCTTCTAGTTGGGCAATGACAGATCCTACGACATTCTTAATACGGGGAGAATCCTATTTGCTTGATCGCCAAAAG ATCAAAGCAAACAATACACTGATGCAAATGGTAGGTGCTGACTGGATAAAATCTGATAAGCGTGAGGATGATCTTGCTGGTCGTCCTGGGGGATTAGTCCAG AAATATGCAGCGGAAGGGGGCAACAAATTTTTCTTTATTGTAAATATACAG GTTCCAGGCTCTACCACGTACAGCCTAGCTTTGTACTATGCGATGGATACCCCATTGGAAAAGGTTCCTCTACTTGAAAGATTTGTAAATGGAGATGATACATTCAGAAATTCTAGGTTCAAACTCATCCCTTATATCTCTAAG GGATCTTGGATCGTGAAGCAGAGTGTGGGCAAGAAAGCTTGTTTGGTTGGCCAAGCACTAGAAATCAATTATTTCCGCGGAACCAACTATTTGGAG CTTGGAGTTGATATAGGCTCATCAACAGTGGCAAGAGGTGTAGTGAGCCTCGTGCTCGGGTACTTGAGCAACCTGGTGATTGAGATGGCCTTCTTGGTACAG GGCAATACGCAAGAAGAGCTTCCGGAATTCCTCCTAGGCACCTGCCGACTGAATTATCTCGACGCCTCCAAAGCTGTATCGCTAGACGAATGCTGA
- the LOC100829914 gene encoding protein ENHANCED DISEASE RESISTANCE 2-like isoform X4, which yields MGGAAEAVVVVEEEDAHTPAAGGAEGRMEGWLYLIRSNRLGLQTSRKRYFVLEDAALQCFKAAPAPSSDSDSSKREDPVRSAMIDSCTRVTDNGRESVHRSVFYIFTLYNASNHYDQLKLGARSSEEAARWIRCLMESALKSPRKDEHIVACSHRRWQAFRLSRRASCMHSIDWTRLSSAHNDPMTSDVIAPSPWTIFGCTNGLRLFTEAKDGDSHEKYWHDHPAIMAVGVVDANSEDIFQTLMSLGQSRSEWDFCLREGRVIEHLDGHSDIIHKKLRGDWLPWGMRKRDLLLRRYWRREDDGTYVILYHSVFHNKCRPEQGYIRACLKSGGYVISPVSQGRQSVVKHMLAIDWKFWKSYLFTSSAKYITIRMLGRVAALREFFRAKNGNCACLEFSSGELMRDMGLPQGENEQIKIEMHSANESRRLEGSTEGSQGGSNRHLSSAGSFVQLNDATDEFFDVPDESEYDQREAMWSSDESTHAVDQRHAKLSSAAVFVRRLHDLAVQKRGYIDLQGATDADNGPCCYGHTLPKDSSCTMPSSWAMTDPTTFLIRGESYLLDRQKIKANNTLMQMVGADWIKSDKREDDLAGRPGGLVQKYAAEGGNKFFFIVNIQVPGSTTYSLALYYAMDTPLEKVPLLERFVNGDDTFRNSRFKLIPYISKGSWIVKQSVGKKACLVGQALEINYFRGTNYLELGVDIGSSTVARGVVSLVLGYLSNLVIEMAFLVQGNTQEELPEFLLGTCRLNYLDASKAVSLDEC from the exons atgggcggcgcggcggaggcggtcgtcgtcgtggaggaggaggacgcgcaCACGCCAGCGGCGGGCGGGGCCGAGGGGCGGATGGAGGGGTGGCTGTACCTGATCCGATCCAACCGCCTCGGGCTGCAGACCTCGCGCAAGAGGTACTTCGTGCTCGAGGACGCCGCGCTCCAATGCTTCAAAGCCGCCCCGGCGCCTTCCTCcgactccgacagctccaagCGCGAG GATCCTGTTAGAAGTGCAATGATTGACTCTTGTACACGCGTCACAGACAATGGGAGAGAAAGTGTACATAGAAGT GTTTTTTATATATTCACACTTTACAATGCTTCTAACCATTATGATCAACTTAAG TTGGGTGCTAGAAGCTCAGAAGAAGCAGCAAGGTGGATCAGGTGCTTAATGGAGTCTGCCTTAAAG TCTCCAAGAAAAGATGAGCATATTGTTGCTTGTTCACATAGAAGATGGCAGGCTTTCAG GTTAAGCCGCCGTGCTAGCTGCATGCACTCAATTG ATTGGACAAGATTGTCGTCTGCTCACAACGATCCAATGACATCTGATGTTATTGCACCTTCTCCATGGACAATATTTGGCTGTACAAATG GATTACGTTTGTTTACTGAGGCAAAGGATGGTGACTCACATGAGAAg TATTGGCATGATCATCCGGCTATAATGGCAGTTGGTGTTGTTGATGCAAATTCTGAGGATATATTCCAGACTTTAATGTCGCTTGGTCAATCAAGATCCGA GTGGGACTTCTGTTTGCGGGAAGGTAGGGTTATTGAGCATCTAGATGGCCATTCAGATATAATCCACAAGAAATTAAGAGGCGACTGGCTACCATG GGGAATGAGAAAGAGAGATCTATTACTTCGACGGTATTGGAGGAGAGAAGATGATGGAACTTATG TTATTTTGTACCACTCTGTTTTCCACAACAAATGCCGTCCGGAGCAAGGTTACATCCGTGCATGTCTTAAAA GTGGAGGATATGTAATATCGCCAGTCAGTCAAGGAAGACAATCAGTTGTGAAGCATATGCTTGCTATAGACTGGAAATTCTGGAAGTCATATCTCTTTACCTCATCCGCAAAATACATCACCATACGTATGCTAGGAAGAGTAGCAG CCCTAAGAGAATTCTTCCGAGCAAAAAATGGAAACTGTGCTTGTCTGGAGTTCTCTTCAGGTGAGCTGATGAGAGATATGGGACTGCCGCAGGGTGAAAATGAGCAGATAAAAATAGAAATGCATTCAGCAAATGAGAGCAGAAGGCTTGAGGGTTCCACAGAAGGATCACAGGGTGGTTCTAACAGGCACTTAAGCAGTGCTGGTTCCTTCGTTCAACTGAACGATGCAACAGATGAGTTCTTTGATGTCCCAGATGAATCAGAATATGATCAGAGAGAAGCCATGTGGTCTTCTGATGAGAGCACACATGCTGTG GACCAACGGCATGCTAAATTGTCCAGCGCTGCAGTCTTCGTAAGAAGGTTACATGATCTTGCAG TCCAAAAGAGAGGCTACATTGATTTACAGGGAGCTACAGATGCTGATAATGGGCCGTGTTGCTATGGACATACTCTCCCGAAAGATTCTAGCTGCACAATGCCTTCTAGTTGGGCAATGACAGATCCTACGACATTCTTAATACGGGGAGAATCCTATTTGCTTGATCGCCAAAAG ATCAAAGCAAACAATACACTGATGCAAATGGTAGGTGCTGACTGGATAAAATCTGATAAGCGTGAGGATGATCTTGCTGGTCGTCCTGGGGGATTAGTCCAG AAATATGCAGCGGAAGGGGGCAACAAATTTTTCTTTATTGTAAATATACAG GTTCCAGGCTCTACCACGTACAGCCTAGCTTTGTACTATGCGATGGATACCCCATTGGAAAAGGTTCCTCTACTTGAAAGATTTGTAAATGGAGATGATACATTCAGAAATTCTAGGTTCAAACTCATCCCTTATATCTCTAAG GGATCTTGGATCGTGAAGCAGAGTGTGGGCAAGAAAGCTTGTTTGGTTGGCCAAGCACTAGAAATCAATTATTTCCGCGGAACCAACTATTTGGAG CTTGGAGTTGATATAGGCTCATCAACAGTGGCAAGAGGTGTAGTGAGCCTCGTGCTCGGGTACTTGAGCAACCTGGTGATTGAGATGGCCTTCTTGGTACAG GGCAATACGCAAGAAGAGCTTCCGGAATTCCTCCTAGGCACCTGCCGACTGAATTATCTCGACGCCTCCAAAGCTGTATCGCTAGACGAATGCTGA